The Pongo pygmaeus isolate AG05252 chromosome 11, NHGRI_mPonPyg2-v2.0_pri, whole genome shotgun sequence genome includes a region encoding these proteins:
- the LOC129031202 gene encoding LOW QUALITY PROTEIN: putative tripartite motif-containing protein 61 (The sequence of the model RefSeq protein was modified relative to this genomic sequence to represent the inferred CDS: inserted 2 bases in 1 codon), producing the protein MPSSVEFVTALADLRAEASCPICLDYLKDTVTISCGHNFCLSCIIMSWKDLDDSFPCPFCHLCCPERKFISNPQLGSLTEITKQLQLRSKRKRQEEKHVCKKHNQVLTFFCQKDLELLCPRCSFSTDHQHHCVWPTKKAASCXRKKLEQYNAPWKERVELIEKVITIQTRKSLELKKKVKHTAEEVKSKFEQLRLFLQNEQETVFGQLQDEEMDILAQLNESLTTFSDYTSSLKYLLKKIDSIYVTSELELLANVKDIYHRYKNLKFPKPFLFKLKEYGYHLPPQYCGQNKIIKRFQVDVILDPETAHRKLIVSEDRKTVRYGNTTQNLPHNPRRFYLLPAVLGSKG; encoded by the exons ATGCCAA GCTCAGTGGAATTTGTGACAGCCCTGGCTGACCTCCGAGCAGAGGCTAGCTGTCCCATCTGTCTGGACTACTTGAAAGACACAGTGACCATCAGCTGCGGGCATAACTTCTGTCTCTCCTGCATCATTATGTCCTGGAAGGATCTAGATGATAGTTTCCCCTGCCCCTTTTGCCACTTGTGCTGTCCAGAAAGGAAATTTATCAGCAATCCCCAGCTGGGTAGTTTGACTGAAATTACTAAGCAACTCCAGCTAAGAAGcaagaggaagaggcaggaagagaagCATGTGTGTAAGAAGCATAATCAGGTTTTGACTTTCTTCTGTCAGAAAGACCTAGAGCTTTTATGTCCAAGGTGCAGTTTCTCCACTGATCACCAGCATCACTGTGTTTGGCCCACAAAGAAGGCTGCCTCCTG CAGGAAAAAACTGGAGCAATACAATGCACCATGGAAGGAGAGAGTGGAACTAATTGAAAAAGTCATAACTATACAAACCAGAAAATCACTGGAACTGAAGAAAAAGGTAAAACATACGGCAGAAGAAGTCAAGTCTAAATTTGAGCAACTTAGGTTATTTCTGCAAAATGAGCAAGAGACAGTTTTTGGGCAATTACAAGATGAAGAGATGGATATTTTAGCACAACTAAATGAAAGCCTAACAACATTTTCAGATTATACCTCCTCATTAAAATATCTACTAAAGAAGATAGACAGCATATATGTGACGTCAGAGCTGGAATTACTGGCTAATGTTAAGGATATCTATCACAGatataagaatttaaaattcCCTAAACCttttttattcaaattaaaagAATATGGTTACCATCTGCCTCCACAATATTGTGGCCAAAACAAAATTATCAAGCGATTTCAAGTAGATGTAATTCTAGATCCTGAAACAGCACATCGTAAACTTATAGTCTCAGAAGATAGAAAAACTGTGCGATATGGAAATACAACACAAAACTTACCTCATAACCCAAGAAGATTTTATCTGCTCCCAGCTGTTCTGGGTTCTAAGGGATAA